Proteins from a single region of Nomia melanderi isolate GNS246 chromosome 9, iyNomMela1, whole genome shotgun sequence:
- the Rab40 gene encoding RAS oncogene family member Rab40, with product MAAGEASTTKPRQEKQYDYLLKFLLVGDSDVGKQEILSGLEDGAAESPFCSGSAYKTTTILLDGKRVKLQLWDTSGQGRFCTIIRSYSRGAQGIILVYDITNKWSFDGIDRWLKEVEEHAPGVPKVLVGNRLHLAFKRQVGERDAEAYAAKNHMAFFEVSPLCNFNIRESFSELSRMALHRNGMERLWRSNKVLSLQELACRAIVARTTVYGIDQLPLPKSIKSHLKSYAMTTTSQLRYNGNRSLTSSKSLGSHHRKLRFVGVGYNGLSTPGSSPGSITDSRTSCVGRNSCAIS from the exons ATGGCTGCAGGTGAGGCCAGCACAACAAAGCCTCGTCAAGAAAAGCAATACGACTACCTTCTTAAATTTCTACTGGTGGGTGACAGCGACGTTGGAAAACAAGAGATCTTGAGTGGTCTCGAAGATGGTGCTGCCGAATCACCGTTTTGCAGCGGCAGTG cATACAAAACTACTACTATCTTGTTAGATGGGAAAAGAGTAAAGTTACAATTGTGGGACACATCTGGTCAAGGTAGATTTTGTACAATAATCAGATCTTACTCTCGTGGTGCACAAGGTATAATTTTAGTCTACGACATTACCAATAAATGGTCTTTCGATGGCATTGACAGATGGTTGAAGGAAGTGGAAGag CATGCTCCGGGGGTACCGAAAGTACTTGTTGGAAATCGTCTTCACTTAGCGTTTAAAAGGCAAGTAGGAGAACGCGACGCTGAAGCGTATGCAGCTAAAAATCATATGGCGTTTTTTGAAGTTTCACctctttgtaattttaatattcgggAAAGTTTCTCCGAACTTTCTCGTATGGCGCTACATCGTAATGGCATGGAAAGACTATGGCGATCCAATAAAG TTCTCAGTCTTCAAGAACTTGCGTGTCGTGCAATAGTGGCACGTACAACGGTGTACGGTATCGATCAGCTTCCATTGCCTAAATCTATTAAATCTCATCTAAAGTCTTATGCGATGACGACAACATCTCAATTACGTTATAATGGAAATAGATCTTTAACCTCTAGTAAAAGTCTTGGTTCACATCATCGGAAATTACGTTTCGTCGGAGTAGGTTATAACGGACTCTCTACACCAGGTAGTTCACCTGGCAGTATAACAGATTCCCGTACCAGTTGCGTTGGACGCAATTCCTGCGCGATATCTTGA
- the LOC116427289 gene encoding coiled-coil domain-containing protein 25: MVYFFTSDVVQPPVTLFMGVDKFENENLIKWGWPEDVWFHVDKYSSAHVYLRLQFGQTIDDIPSIVLNDAAQLVKANSIEGNKINDVDVVYTMWSNLKKTQGMEVGQVAFHKDKDVRKIHVSKRINTVINRLVKTKRSEQVNFRAEREQRDKNEREDKKRLMREQKEREKAEEKRKKEEAEIRSYNSLFNTSNMISNTENSGYDSDDFM; encoded by the exons ATGGTATACTTTTTCACAAGTGATG TTGTACAACCACCGGTGACATTATTTATGGGAGTTGATAAGTTCGAAA ATGAGAATCTTATAAAGTGGGGTTGGCCAGAAGATGTTTGGTTTCATGTAGATAAATATTCTTCAGCTCATGTGTACCTTCGTCTTCAATTT GGTCAAACAATAGATGACATACCCagtatagttttaaatgatgCAGCACAATTAGTAAAAGCAAATAGTATTGAGGGTAATAAGATAAATGATGTTGATGTTGTATATACAATGTGGTCTAACTTAAAAAAAACTCAAGGCATGGAAGTAGGACAAGTTGCTTTCCATAAGGACAAAGATGTTCGTAAAATTCATGTTTCCAAACGAATAAATACTGTTATTAATCGATTGGTTAAAACAAAACGTTCGGAGCAAGTAAACTTTAGGGCAGAAAGAGAACAGCGAGACAAAAATGAAAGAGAAGACAAAAAGAGGCTAATGagagaacaaaaggaaagagagaaagcagaagaaaagagaaagaaggaagaggCAGAAATCAG gagttataattctttatttaatacatcTAATATGATATCTAATACCGAAAACAGTGGGTATGATTCAGATGACTTCATgtga
- the Tgt gene encoding tRNA-guanine transglycosylase isoform X1 has translation MASVTKPPLLFEIFYECQTTKARTGKMSLIHYPVDTPMFMPVGTQGTMKGLLPQQLEKLDCQIILGNTYHLGSRPGIHVIQKAGGLHNFMNWKRALLTDSGGFQMVSLLELAKITEEGVKFKSPYDASICMLTPEHSMEIQNIIGADIMMQLDDVVKTTLTGPRVEEAMHRTSRWLDRCLKAHQKPTEQSIFPIVQGGLNPELRSESAKQLTQRKVNGYAVGGLSGGESKDDFWRMVHLSTDLLPKNKPRYLMGVGFAVDLVICSALGIDMFDCVFPTRTARFGCALIRTGQLNLKQIQYQKDTRPIDEECNCSTCKTYTRAYLHHIVTVETAACHLLSIHNIAFQMRLMQDIRQSIKNQKFPEFIQQFMLNLYPNQEYPAWIINALKAVNVTLL, from the exons ATGGCAAGTGTCACGAAACCACCAttactttttgaaatattttatgaatgtcAAACTACAAAAGCTAGAACTGGAAAAATGTCTCTTATTCATTATCCCGTGGATACTCCAATGTTTATGCCAGTGGGAACCCAA GGCACTATGAAAGGATTACTACCGcaacaattagaaaaattagacTGTCAAATTATTTTGGGAAATACATATCATCTTGGATCAAGACCT GGTATCCATGTTATACAAAAAGCTGGAggattacataattttatgaatTGGAAAAGAGCATTATTAACAGATTCCGGTGGTTTTCAGATGGTATCACTATTAGAACTAGCAAAAATTACAGAGGAAGGTGTTAAATTTAAATCACCGTATGATG ccTCTATTTGTATGCTAACACCTGAGCATTCTAtggaaatacaaaatataataggTGCCGATATAATGATGCAACTTGATGATGTGGTTAAAACTACATTAACGGGACCAAGAGTAGAAGAAGCAATGCACAG AACATCTAGATGGTTAGATAGATGTTTAAAAGCTCATCAGAAACCAACTGAACAAAGTATATTTCCAATTGTACAAGGTGGACTTAATCCTGAGCTTAGATCAGAAAGTGCAAAACAATTGACACAACGTAAGGTTAATGGTTACGCTGTAGGTGGATTAAG TGGAGGAGAAAGTAAAGATGATTTCTGGAGAATGGTACACCTTTCTACCGATCTACTTCCAAAAAATAAACCACGTTATTTAATGGGTGTTGGATTTGCCGTTGATTTAGTAATTTGTTCTGCATTGGGAATAGATATGTTCGATTGTGTATTTCCTACGAGAACAGCG AGATTTGGTTGCGCGCTGATACGTACAGgtcaattaaatttgaaacaaaTACAATACCAAAAAGATACAAGACCCATAGACGAAGAATGTAATTGCAGTACGTGTAAAACATATACGCGCGCCTATCTTCATCATATTGTAACAGTAGAAACAGCTGCATGCCATTTATTATCTATCCATAACATCGCATTTCAAATGAGATTAATGCAAGATATTAGACAAAGtatcaaaaatcaaaaattcccAGAGTTTATACAGCAATTTATGTTAAACTTATATCCTAACCAAGAATATCCAGCATGGATAATCAATGCTTTAAAAGCGGTTAATGTTACATTGTTATGA
- the Tgt gene encoding tRNA-guanine transglycosylase isoform X2, which produces MKGLLPQQLEKLDCQIILGNTYHLGSRPGIHVIQKAGGLHNFMNWKRALLTDSGGFQMVSLLELAKITEEGVKFKSPYDASICMLTPEHSMEIQNIIGADIMMQLDDVVKTTLTGPRVEEAMHRTSRWLDRCLKAHQKPTEQSIFPIVQGGLNPELRSESAKQLTQRKVNGYAVGGLSGGESKDDFWRMVHLSTDLLPKNKPRYLMGVGFAVDLVICSALGIDMFDCVFPTRTARFGCALIRTGQLNLKQIQYQKDTRPIDEECNCSTCKTYTRAYLHHIVTVETAACHLLSIHNIAFQMRLMQDIRQSIKNQKFPEFIQQFMLNLYPNQEYPAWIINALKAVNVTLL; this is translated from the exons ATGAAAGGATTACTACCGcaacaattagaaaaattagacTGTCAAATTATTTTGGGAAATACATATCATCTTGGATCAAGACCT GGTATCCATGTTATACAAAAAGCTGGAggattacataattttatgaatTGGAAAAGAGCATTATTAACAGATTCCGGTGGTTTTCAGATGGTATCACTATTAGAACTAGCAAAAATTACAGAGGAAGGTGTTAAATTTAAATCACCGTATGATG ccTCTATTTGTATGCTAACACCTGAGCATTCTAtggaaatacaaaatataataggTGCCGATATAATGATGCAACTTGATGATGTGGTTAAAACTACATTAACGGGACCAAGAGTAGAAGAAGCAATGCACAG AACATCTAGATGGTTAGATAGATGTTTAAAAGCTCATCAGAAACCAACTGAACAAAGTATATTTCCAATTGTACAAGGTGGACTTAATCCTGAGCTTAGATCAGAAAGTGCAAAACAATTGACACAACGTAAGGTTAATGGTTACGCTGTAGGTGGATTAAG TGGAGGAGAAAGTAAAGATGATTTCTGGAGAATGGTACACCTTTCTACCGATCTACTTCCAAAAAATAAACCACGTTATTTAATGGGTGTTGGATTTGCCGTTGATTTAGTAATTTGTTCTGCATTGGGAATAGATATGTTCGATTGTGTATTTCCTACGAGAACAGCG AGATTTGGTTGCGCGCTGATACGTACAGgtcaattaaatttgaaacaaaTACAATACCAAAAAGATACAAGACCCATAGACGAAGAATGTAATTGCAGTACGTGTAAAACATATACGCGCGCCTATCTTCATCATATTGTAACAGTAGAAACAGCTGCATGCCATTTATTATCTATCCATAACATCGCATTTCAAATGAGATTAATGCAAGATATTAGACAAAGtatcaaaaatcaaaaattcccAGAGTTTATACAGCAATTTATGTTAAACTTATATCCTAACCAAGAATATCCAGCATGGATAATCAATGCTTTAAAAGCGGTTAATGTTACATTGTTATGA
- the elg1 gene encoding enhanced level of genomic instability 1, whose product MKNITQYLVDTIKSSETTSDNTKQEKESNNGSKKKRNRVKIKISRTNTKERVCDIIESNNDMIDKTPSPFTRKHGKDKSLHEAPRSSTNLQKQTNLKKSETKDLDYLSLETISAYNSKHNKQNDRSNSSDPLRSNKSKKQLKDKESSKSNISLCNTIKNKDAEIVDLVSDNNNEDEYNREESNAFQILMNRKKQIQYNSPTKVPQNDEVNLKNSEEYKTKLKHMKEKLIVLADKKGYSKRKLSEIEEAEKIERIIQNRIKVFKKDEKKDNNLDTTVFTQTQSCGSLLNYFSKVPVNLAHSDITDVSTIIVKADVHMAENSTQCNMYNSSSNNAKQLKRQNKLDMELSQLDTISILESENISTTSKSRKHSQREQNKHRWSLRIKLQSCENRNPISGSNSDEESNLPQREINLNAKNSKNSGIKSVGPKELSMKDKNPRRTQKQINEQKKLEFTKHELSKNTEDMLISMDNKNSDECINSNLEDCIFIDESKLKRKTADKLAPLFTKRQKPDPEILAARRLFLQPDITDKNKGVDRKVNANSILLFPVVSHITQLSNLSYNEMSNFNIPKKSHIKYIPTINVNNYKCIVDFSEIKLRSSKNKKLKVQEVLSEIEKFCPGVRKMWSTISLIFEGQFNKIVSPKTKTKRIKSLQKGKVLEEKNIENQSESNIWTYKYRPKSIEEIVGNEEPAMKLKEWLIGWKTTFSNEDSSSGDEFYSSDSNSSRVHENNQVAILLGPHGCGKTASVYAVAEEFGYIVLEVNASSRRSGKILFKELEEATKSHHIKKNTNTSRFLNLISDEIVPKKIPQNSLILIEDIDLVFEEDEGFISATYQLALNTKRPIVMTCRDICPHLSKIAPQQNRIYFQHANGNRVIALLQLISLAETGYNIPTNFLKELVQIGDLRNAILKLQYLMLSNPTQIFEQSIIFQKSFWQNMRHYLYKPAIKANKKQTAKKAANSKETNCNKHILDDIANKLNNIVVLSHLIDLEDSALNLSQTRVQPSLSLIENIASYSASDNICLDIAEWISEKVLYNSRLSGYDGTSSYYNAIELKKQLNKGINSALSHTTSTLLDHQVLSTDYLPCLRTICRAEESRANVNNKRRNRFFHYLHSLKVPSMSLKPNILTAACRIMHDTLDNNTSTNESNTLISQ is encoded by the exons ATGAAAAATATCACACAGTATCTTGTGGACACTATAAAATCTAGTGAAACCACTAGCGATAATACAAAACAAGAGAAGGAGTCTAATAATGGTTCAAAGAAAAAACGTAAccgtgttaaaattaaaatatcacgAACAAATACAAAGGAAAGGGTATGTGATATCATAGAAAGTAATAATGATATGATCGATAAAACACCTAGCCCATTTACTAGAAAACATGGTAAAGACAAAAGTTTACACGAAGCACCCAGGTCTTCGACAAACttacaaaaacaaacaaatctaAAAAAATCTGAAACTAAAGATCTAGATTATTTATCTTTAGAAACCATTAGTGCCTACAATAGTAAACATAACAAACAAAATGATAGGAGTAATTCTAGCGATCCATTAAgaagtaataaaagtaaaaagcaATTAAAGGATAAAGAGAGCTCAAAAAGCAATATAAGTCTGTGTAATACTATTAAGAATAAAGATGCTGAAATTGTAGATTTAGTAAGTGATAATAACAACGAGGATGAATATAATCGCGAAGAGTCTAATGCTTTTCAAATTCTTATGAATCGTAAGAAACAGATTCAATATAATTCACCGACGAAAGTTCCTCAAAATGATGAAGTGAATTTGAAGAATTCTGaggaatataaaactaaattgaaGCATATGAAAGAGAAGTTAATAGTTTTAGCTGATAAGAAAGGATATTCTAAAAGAAAACTATCAGAGATTGAAGAAGCTGAAAAAATAGAGCGTATTATTCAAAATCGTATCAAAGTTTTTAAAAAGGATGAAAAAAAAGACAATAACTTGGACACAACTGTTTTTACTCAAACACAGTCATGTGGCAGTTTATTGAATTACTTCag CAAAGTTCCAGTGAATTTAGCTCATTCAGATATAACAGATGTGTCCACTATTATAGTCAAAGCTGATGTACATATGGCAGAAAATTCTACTCAGTGTAATATGTATAATTCAAGTTCTAATAATGCAAAACAACTTAAAAGACAAAATAAATTGGACATGGAACTGTCTCAACTAGACACTATTAGTATTTTAGAATCTGAAAACATTAGTACAACGTCTAAATCAAGAAAGCATAGTCAACGGGAACAAAATAAACATAGGTGGTCTTTACGAATTAAGCTTCAAAGTTGTGAAAATAGAAATCCTATATCAG GAAGTAACAGCGATGAAGAATCAAATTTACCacaaagagaaattaatttaaatgcgaaaaattccaaaaattctgGAATAAAAAGTGTTGGTCCGAAAGAGTTATCTATGAAAGACAAAAATCCAAGAAGAACGCAAAAACAAATCAATGAGCAAAAAAAACTTGAATTTACAAAACATGAATTATCAAAAAACACTGAGGATATGTTAATTTCAATggataataaaaattcagatGAATGtattaattctaacttagaAGATTGCATATTTATTGATGAgagtaaattaaaaagaaaaacagctGATAAATTGGCTCCCTTGTTCACAAAACGACAGAAACCTGATCCAGAAATTCTAGCGGCACGTCGATTGTTTCTACAACCGGACATAACGGATAAGAATAAAGGCGTAGATCGAAAAGTAAATGCGAACAGTATATTGCTGTTTCCAGTCGTGAGTCATATTACACAATTGAGTAATTTAAGTTACAATGAAAtgagtaattttaatattccaaaaaAATCACACATTAAGTATATTCCAACCATAAATGTGAACAACTATAAGTGTATAGTGGATTTTTCTGAAATAAAGTTAAGATCAagtaaaaacaagaaattaaagGTCCAAGAAGTACTATCAGAAATTGAGAAGTTCTGCCCAGGTGTAAGAAAAATGTGGAGTACTATTTCGCTCATTTTTGAAggacaatttaataaaattgtatctccaaaaacgaaaacgaaaagaataaaatcTTTACAAAAAGGAAAGGTACTAgaagagaaaaatatagaaaatcagTCTGAAAGTAACATTTGGACTTATAAATATAGGCCAAAAagtattgaagaaattgttGGTAACGAAGAACCTGCAATGAAATTGAAAGAATGGTTAATTGGGTGGAAAACAACATTTTCAAATGAGGATAGTAGTAGTGGAGATGAGTTTTATTCTTCTGATAGCAACTCTTCAAGAGTTCACGAGAACAATCAAGTAGCTATATTATTGGGACCACATGGATGTGGTAAAACTGCTAGTGTATATGCAGTAGCAGAAGAATTTGGTTATAT TGTATTAGAAGTGAATGCATCATCTAGGAGAAGTGGCAAAATACTTTTCAAAGAACTGGAAGAAGCAACGAAATCACATCATATTAAAAAGAACACAAATACAtctagatttttaaatttaatttcggaTGAAATTGTACCAAAGAAAATACCACAAAACTCTCTCATTCTTATAGAAGACATCGATCTTGTATTTGAAGAAGATGAAGGTTTCATTTCTGCTACTTACCAGTTAGCATTAAATACAAAACGTCCAATTGTCATGACATGTAGGGATATTTGTCCACACTTAAGCAAAATAGCGCCACAACAAAACAGAATTTACTTTCAACATGCGAATGGTAATAGGGTTATTGCTTTATTACAATTGATTTCACTAGCAGAAACTGGTTATAACATACCTACCAATTTCTTAAAG gaaCTGGTACAAATAGGAGATTTACGAAACGCTATACTTAAATTACAATATCTAATGCTCTCTAATCCAACACAAATTTTTGAgcaatcaattatttttcaaaaatcattcTGGCAAAATATGCGACATTACTTATATAAACCAGCAATAAAAgcaaataagaaacaaacaGCAAAAAAAGCTGCGAATAGTAAAGAGACGAATTGTAACAAACACATATTAGATGATAtagcaaataaattaaataacatcgtTGTGCTATCacatttaattgatttagaagATTCGGCTTTAAATCTATCACAAACAAGAGTACAACCTAGTTTgtctttaattgaaaatattgccTCATATTCAGCGTCGGATAATATATGTTTAGATATAGCTGAATGGATTAGCGAAAAAGTTCTATACAATAGTCGTTTAAGTGGTTACGATGGAACTTCTTCATATTACAATGCTATTGAActaaagaaacaattaaataaggGAATAAATTCAGCACTATCACATACAACTTCTACATTGCTTGATCATCAAGTTTTATCTACAGATTATCTTCCATGTTTAAGAACAATATGCAGAGCAGAAGAATCCAGGGCTAAtgtgaataataaaagaagaaatcgattCTTTCATTACCTTCATAGTTTAAAAGTACCATCAATGTCACTCAAACCGAACATTTTAACGGCAGCATGTAGAATAATGCACGATACATTAGATAATAATACAAGCACAAATGAAAGTAATACTCTCATATCacaatga